In a genomic window of Pedobacter sp. KBS0701:
- a CDS encoding Crp/Fnr family transcriptional regulator produces the protein MSAYKSFLRRTPNANYIQALEETELVMISQHNLQQMLKHPLLALKMERFGRLIAEYYICCYEDRVAAFITQSPEERYIALEKIARDVFQRVPQHFIANFLGVTPVSLSRIRKRTLLH, from the coding sequence ATGAGTGCCTATAAAAGTTTCCTGAGACGTACACCTAATGCCAATTACATTCAGGCTCTTGAAGAAACAGAATTGGTGATGATCTCACAACACAATCTCCAACAAATGTTAAAGCACCCTCTTCTGGCATTGAAAATGGAGCGGTTTGGCCGTCTGATTGCTGAATATTACATCTGCTGTTACGAGGACCGTGTTGCTGCATTTATTACCCAGAGCCCCGAGGAACGTTATATTGCACTGGAGAAAATTGCAAGAGATGTTTTCCAGCGCGTTCCACAACACTTTATTGCCAACTTTTTAGGTGTTACGCCTGTCTCACTTTCCCGGATC
- the radC gene encoding DNA repair protein RadC translates to MKNYEQKVGIKLWAEEDRPREKLLLHGRRHLTDAELIAILIGSGSKNETAVDLSKRILSFYDHNLTKLGKASILDLSRFKGIGEAKALTIIAALELGLRRKETTEEVITHVTTSNDVYKYLHQTFANLNHEEFWILLLNRSNRVIGKFLISKGGQAGTVADPKIIFKTALENNAANIVLAHNHPSGNIKPSESDDKLTKNMVASGNLLGLYVVDHLIFANNRYYSYRDEDLI, encoded by the coding sequence ATGAAAAATTACGAACAGAAAGTAGGGATAAAGTTATGGGCTGAAGAAGATCGCCCACGTGAAAAACTTTTATTACACGGCCGAAGACATTTAACAGATGCCGAACTGATTGCTATTTTAATTGGCTCTGGAAGTAAAAATGAAACCGCTGTAGATTTAAGTAAAAGGATTTTGTCTTTTTACGATCACAATTTAACAAAACTGGGAAAAGCTTCTATTCTGGATCTTTCCAGGTTTAAAGGTATTGGAGAAGCCAAGGCATTAACTATTATTGCCGCTTTAGAGTTGGGTTTGCGGCGAAAGGAAACCACAGAGGAGGTGATTACGCATGTAACTACTTCTAATGATGTTTATAAATATTTACATCAAACTTTTGCCAATCTCAATCACGAAGAGTTCTGGATATTGCTGCTAAACAGGTCTAACCGGGTAATCGGTAAATTTTTGATCAGTAAAGGTGGGCAGGCAGGTACAGTAGCCGATCCGAAAATTATTTTTAAAACAGCTTTAGAAAACAATGCCGCAAATATTGTATTGGCGCATAACCATCCTTCAGGGAATATAAAGCCCAGCGAGAGCGACGATAAACTGACAAAGAATATGGTTGCCTCTGGCAATTTGCTTGGTTTGTATGTGGTTGATCACCTGATTTTTGCCAATAACCGCTACTATAGTTATAGAGATGAAGATTTAATTTAA
- the purH gene encoding bifunctional phosphoribosylaminoimidazolecarboxamide formyltransferase/IMP cyclohydrolase, which yields MSQSIKIKNALISVYYKDGLEPLVKLLASQGVQLFSTGGTEQFIKDLNLPVTAVEDLTGYPSILGGRVKTLHPKVFGGILNRRALAGDQEQIAEYEIPEIDLVIVDLYPFEETVKAGGTPEEIIEKIDIGGISLIRAAAKNFNDVVIIASKNDYPTLEVQLAEQNGETTLAQRKTFAKKAFHTSSHYDTAIFNYFNTEEPLDVFKQSVTEAKTLRYGENPHQSGVFYGDLDAMFTKLNGKELSYNNLVDVDAAVALIDEFEDPTFAILKHTNACGIASRPTVKQAWIDALACDPVSAFGGVLITNVEVDLETAEEINNLFFEVLIAPSYQPEAVELFSKKKNRVILQRNEVELSKKQFKTLLNGVIEQDKDLIIEGPEQMTTVTDKAPTAQELKDLFFANKIVKHTKSNTIVLVKDDVLIASGVGQTSRVDALRQAIEKAASFGFSVKGAAMASDAFFPFPDCVEIAAEAGITAVLQPGGSIKDADSVAKANEKGIAMVTTGVRHFKH from the coding sequence ATGAGTCAATCCATTAAAATCAAAAACGCTTTAATCTCAGTATATTATAAAGATGGTTTGGAGCCATTGGTAAAATTGTTAGCCTCGCAAGGTGTGCAGTTATTTTCTACCGGTGGAACAGAACAATTCATCAAAGATTTAAATCTTCCGGTTACGGCGGTTGAAGATTTAACCGGTTATCCATCTATTTTAGGCGGACGTGTTAAAACCTTACACCCAAAAGTATTTGGCGGAATTTTAAACCGCAGAGCTTTAGCTGGCGACCAGGAGCAGATTGCTGAATATGAGATCCCTGAAATTGATTTGGTTATTGTTGACTTATATCCATTTGAAGAAACTGTAAAAGCAGGTGGAACACCAGAAGAAATTATTGAAAAAATAGACATTGGTGGTATTTCCTTAATCCGTGCCGCTGCTAAAAACTTCAACGATGTGGTGATTATCGCATCAAAAAATGACTATCCTACTTTAGAAGTCCAATTGGCAGAACAAAATGGCGAAACTACCTTAGCTCAGCGTAAAACATTTGCTAAAAAAGCATTCCATACTTCTTCTCATTACGATACTGCAATTTTTAATTATTTCAATACTGAAGAGCCGCTTGATGTTTTTAAACAAAGTGTAACTGAAGCTAAAACTTTACGTTATGGCGAAAACCCTCATCAAAGTGGTGTATTTTATGGTGATTTAGACGCCATGTTTACCAAACTTAATGGTAAAGAGCTTTCGTACAACAACCTGGTTGATGTGGATGCAGCAGTTGCTTTGATCGACGAATTTGAAGATCCAACTTTTGCGATCTTAAAACATACAAATGCCTGTGGTATTGCCTCACGCCCGACCGTTAAACAAGCCTGGATTGATGCTTTAGCCTGCGACCCGGTTTCTGCTTTCGGTGGAGTATTGATCACCAATGTGGAAGTTGACCTGGAAACAGCAGAGGAAATCAACAACTTGTTTTTTGAGGTGTTGATAGCTCCTTCTTACCAGCCAGAAGCAGTCGAGCTGTTCAGCAAAAAGAAAAACCGCGTAATTTTACAACGCAACGAGGTTGAATTGAGCAAGAAACAATTTAAAACCTTATTAAATGGTGTAATTGAGCAGGATAAAGATTTAATTATCGAAGGTCCGGAGCAAATGACCACTGTTACCGATAAAGCACCAACAGCACAAGAGTTGAAAGATCTTTTCTTTGCTAACAAAATTGTAAAACACACAAAATCGAATACCATTGTTTTGGTTAAAGATGATGTGTTGATTGCAAGCGGTGTTGGCCAAACTTCACGTGTTGATGCCTTAAGACAAGCGATTGAAAAAGCGGCTTCATTCGGTTTCAGCGTTAAAGGTGCTGCAATGGCTTCTGATGCTTTCTTTCCTTTCCCGGATTGTGTTGAAATTGCTGCCGAGGCCGGAATTACTGCTGTTTTGCAACCAGGCGGATCGATTAAAGATGCCGATTCTGTTGCAAAAGCAAACGAAAAAGGCATTGCCATGGTAACCACCGGGGTAAGACACTTTAAACATTAG
- a CDS encoding thymidine kinase yields the protein MLFSEQNFRRRGEFSGSIEVVCGSMFSGKTEELIRRLKRAQIAKLNVEIFKPRTDTRYHETAVVSHDLNSINSTPVDSASAILLLGTNTQVVGIDEAQFFDNELPDVCNKLAHRGIRVIVAGLDMDFTGKPFGPMPALMAIAEHVTKVNAVCVCCGNPALYSYRTVADETTVLLGEKESYEPRCRACYNLDKG from the coding sequence ATGTTATTTAGCGAACAAAATTTTAGGAGAAGAGGCGAATTTTCGGGAAGTATAGAAGTAGTATGTGGTTCTATGTTTTCTGGTAAAACGGAAGAATTGATCAGAAGGCTAAAGAGAGCACAGATTGCTAAACTGAATGTCGAAATTTTTAAACCCCGTACCGATACCCGCTACCATGAAACCGCTGTGGTTTCGCACGATTTAAATTCAATAAACTCTACCCCTGTTGATAGTGCGTCAGCCATTTTATTACTGGGCACCAATACACAGGTGGTGGGTATAGATGAGGCTCAGTTTTTTGACAATGAACTACCTGATGTTTGCAACAAACTAGCCCATAGGGGAATACGCGTTATTGTTGCCGGCCTGGATATGGATTTTACAGGTAAACCTTTTGGTCCTATGCCAGCCTTAATGGCCATTGCCGAGCATGTTACCAAGGTAAATGCAGTTTGTGTTTGTTGTGGTAACCCCGCCCTATACAGTTACCGTACAGTTGCCGATGAAACTACAGTTTTATTGGGCGAAAAGGAAAGTTATGAGCCACGTTGCAGGGCTTGTTACAATCTGGACAAAGGATAA
- a CDS encoding phosphoribosylglycinamide formyltransferase: MKKRIAIFASGSGSNAQKLMEHFKRSNEIEISLVLTNNADAYVLQRADNFEIPTHIFDKNEFYKTDEVVDLLKNLEIDFIVLAGFLWLIPKNLIHAYPGRIVNIHPAILPKFGGKGMYGDHVHHAVMAAGETEGGITIHYVNENYDEGEYIYQARYRIDKSDNLEMVKFKGQQLEHQHYPRVVETIVKKISK; this comes from the coding sequence GTGAAAAAACGAATAGCCATCTTTGCATCAGGTTCTGGCTCCAATGCCCAAAAACTGATGGAGCATTTTAAACGGAGTAATGAAATAGAAATATCTTTGGTATTAACCAACAATGCCGACGCTTATGTATTACAGAGAGCTGATAATTTCGAAATCCCCACTCATATTTTCGACAAAAACGAATTCTATAAAACCGATGAAGTTGTGGATCTTCTCAAAAATCTTGAAATCGATTTTATTGTGCTGGCAGGCTTTCTTTGGCTGATCCCTAAAAACCTGATCCATGCTTACCCCGGCAGAATTGTGAATATCCATCCGGCAATCCTTCCTAAATTTGGAGGTAAGGGTATGTACGGAGATCATGTACATCACGCCGTTATGGCCGCAGGCGAAACCGAAGGTGGAATCACCATCCACTATGTGAATGAAAACTATGACGAAGGCGAATACATTTACCAGGCCCGCTACAGAATAGATAAGAGCGATAACCTTGAAATGGTAAAATTTAAAGGTCAGCAGCTGGAACACCAGCATTATCCTCGTGTGGTGGAAACCATTGTTAAAAAGATCAGTAAATAA
- a CDS encoding endonuclease/exonuclease/phosphatase family protein translates to MNTLKIIPVFLLLTIMAFAQKKAVPINIVTYNIRLNVASDGVNAWPNRKDNVKALVKFHDADILCVQEALPEQFDALLENSNFDVVGVGRDDGKRKGEFSAVYFDKDRFMKKDGGTFWLSQTPDVPSKGWDAALNRVCSWVKLYDKLNEKEFIVFNTHYDHIGVQARIESAKLLKQKIQQIAPALPVIFTGDLNVTPETEAIATIKSFLTDAKEVSVEPPYGPAGTFNGFHFDSDLKDRIDYIFVNKGFKVQKFAVLTDSKDKRYYSDHLPVFCRLFFQ, encoded by the coding sequence ATGAATACTTTAAAAATCATCCCTGTTTTCCTTTTATTAACGATTATGGCTTTCGCTCAAAAAAAAGCTGTTCCAATTAATATCGTCACGTATAACATCCGCTTAAATGTAGCATCAGATGGTGTTAACGCCTGGCCAAACCGAAAAGATAATGTAAAAGCTTTAGTGAAATTTCATGATGCCGATATTCTTTGCGTTCAGGAAGCTTTGCCTGAACAATTTGATGCATTGCTCGAAAATTCCAATTTCGATGTGGTAGGTGTTGGTCGAGATGATGGAAAAAGAAAAGGAGAATTTTCGGCTGTTTATTTCGACAAAGATCGCTTTATGAAAAAAGATGGCGGAACGTTTTGGCTGTCGCAAACACCCGATGTGCCTTCAAAAGGATGGGATGCCGCTTTAAACCGCGTGTGTAGCTGGGTTAAACTGTACGATAAACTGAACGAAAAAGAATTTATCGTTTTTAATACCCATTATGATCATATTGGGGTTCAGGCGAGGATTGAATCGGCCAAATTGTTAAAACAGAAAATACAGCAGATTGCACCAGCATTACCTGTTATTTTTACCGGCGATTTAAATGTAACACCTGAAACAGAAGCCATTGCAACCATTAAATCTTTTCTGACCGATGCTAAAGAGGTTTCGGTAGAACCACCTTATGGTCCTGCAGGTACTTTTAATGGTTTTCATTTCGATAGCGACCTGAAAGACCGGATTGATTACATTTTTGTAAACAAAGGTTTTAAGGTGCAAAAGTTTGCCGTTTTAACAGATAGTAAAGACAAAAGGTATTATTCTGATCACCTGCCAGTTTTTTGTAGACTTTTCTTTCAATAA
- the mrdA gene encoding penicillin-binding protein 2 yields MDQLFNRKYIVQGLFIVIALILLGKLFYIQIISDKAFSSAESNVLRKIYKFPARGAILDRNMKVIVQNEPVYDLMVTPNEVKPFDTLGLANALEITVEDVRKKLKKARAQSSYQSTFFERQISVQSYARLQEIMYRFPGFRTQDRTIRHYPDSIAGQLFGYVKEVSPDDIEKSDGYYKPGDFIGKSGLERSYEDFLRGEKGVINTLYDAKNIAQGSYANGKYDVNAVSGDRLISSLDIRIQRLGEELMKNKVGAIVAIEPSTGEILAFVSSPGYDPNQLVGKDWGKNYMSLIANPYRPQIVRPIAGQYSPGSSFKPVDALVALQDGAIDPNTTFFCPGYYMAGNHKVKCEHVDGTINMQRGIARSCNTYFCHVFQNIITKNGMKNQRQTYANWHEQIAKWGFGQKLGIDMPFEKKGIFYQAEHYDKIYGKRWGYTTVISQAIGQGEITSTPLQMANVMAAIANRGYYLKPHLIKGIGDKNVVKKEYVVKNYVGIDEKYFPIVIDGMRDAVNSPWGTAKESQIPNIVMCGKTGTVQNPHGKNHSVFIGFAPMDKPKIAIAVIVENGGFGGSYAAPISSFMVEKYLTDSIKPRSNGYTVKAFSETNLLPALIDKTKKVKLTKLDSLKLRKTDSLKRVKDSLKIKPAILKQTAATKPRVNQPIVTLKPVTNK; encoded by the coding sequence ATGGATCAGTTATTTAACCGGAAATATATCGTTCAAGGATTATTTATTGTAATCGCCCTGATTTTATTGGGAAAGTTATTTTATATCCAGATTATTAGCGATAAAGCCTTCAGCTCTGCCGAAAGTAACGTGTTGCGTAAAATTTATAAATTCCCTGCCCGTGGTGCCATCCTCGACCGCAACATGAAGGTAATTGTACAGAACGAACCCGTTTACGATTTAATGGTTACTCCAAACGAAGTTAAACCATTCGATACCCTTGGATTAGCCAATGCTTTAGAAATTACTGTTGAGGATGTACGTAAAAAACTGAAAAAAGCAAGGGCACAGTCTTCTTATCAGTCTACATTTTTCGAAAGACAGATTTCTGTACAGAGTTACGCACGTCTACAGGAAATTATGTACCGTTTTCCGGGCTTCAGAACGCAGGATAGGACGATCAGGCATTATCCTGATAGTATAGCCGGACAGCTTTTCGGTTATGTTAAGGAAGTAAGTCCCGATGATATTGAAAAATCGGATGGTTATTATAAACCAGGCGATTTTATTGGAAAAAGTGGCCTCGAGCGATCTTATGAAGATTTTTTAAGGGGTGAAAAGGGAGTGATCAATACATTATACGATGCTAAAAACATTGCCCAGGGCAGTTATGCCAACGGAAAATATGATGTAAATGCCGTATCAGGAGATCGTTTAATTTCTTCTTTAGACATCAGGATCCAACGCCTTGGCGAAGAATTGATGAAAAATAAAGTAGGTGCAATTGTTGCCATCGAACCTTCAACCGGTGAAATCCTGGCTTTTGTAAGCAGCCCTGGCTACGACCCTAATCAATTGGTAGGTAAAGACTGGGGCAAAAACTACATGAGTTTGATTGCAAATCCTTATCGTCCGCAGATTGTAAGGCCTATTGCAGGACAATATTCACCCGGATCATCATTTAAACCTGTGGATGCTTTGGTAGCACTTCAGGATGGCGCAATTGATCCAAATACGACCTTTTTCTGTCCAGGTTATTACATGGCCGGAAATCATAAAGTAAAATGCGAGCACGTAGATGGTACCATCAATATGCAACGCGGTATTGCCCGTTCCTGCAATACCTATTTCTGCCATGTTTTTCAGAACATCATTACTAAAAACGGCATGAAAAACCAACGCCAGACTTATGCCAATTGGCATGAGCAAATTGCGAAATGGGGTTTTGGCCAGAAATTGGGCATCGATATGCCTTTTGAGAAAAAGGGAATATTTTACCAGGCTGAGCATTACGATAAAATTTATGGGAAACGCTGGGGTTACACTACTGTAATTTCGCAGGCCATTGGTCAGGGTGAGATTACCTCTACCCCATTACAAATGGCAAACGTTATGGCGGCAATTGCCAACCGTGGTTATTATTTAAAGCCCCACTTAATCAAAGGCATCGGCGATAAAAATGTAGTTAAAAAAGAATATGTAGTTAAAAACTATGTGGGTATAGATGAGAAATACTTCCCTATTGTAATTGATGGAATGCGGGATGCAGTGAACAGTCCCTGGGGAACAGCAAAAGAATCTCAGATACCCAATATCGTAATGTGCGGAAAAACCGGAACCGTACAAAACCCACATGGCAAAAACCACTCGGTTTTTATCGGTTTTGCACCAATGGACAAGCCTAAAATTGCCATTGCAGTGATTGTAGAAAATGGTGGCTTTGGAGGTTCGTATGCTGCACCAATATCGAGTTTTATGGTTGAAAAATACTTAACTGACAGCATTAAGCCACGTTCGAATGGTTATACTGTTAAAGCGTTCTCCGAAACCAATCTTTTACCCGCATTAATCGATAAGACAAAAAAAGTTAAACTGACAAAATTAGACAGTTTAAAACTAAGAAAGACAGATTCGCTTAAAAGGGTTAAAGACAGTTTAAAAATAAAACCGGCAATACTAAAACAAACCGCTGCCACTAAGCCGAGAGTAAATCAACCTATTGTAACCCTTAAACCTGTAACCAATAAGTAA
- the rodA gene encoding rod shape-determining protein RodA: protein MIQQQGNRFFFNVDWITVLIYIALCAVGFINVYASIYNPDKAAGFDFASSYGKQLIYVITGLILGLSILLFDGRLFNVFAPFIYGATLFLLVVVLFVGRNVGGNQAWIPIGSFRLQPSEFAKFGTALLLARYVSTFNPKFRDFKSIVIAGMIVLAPLLLIMLQPDTGSALVFLAFMFPLYREGLSGYFLLIFLGMIVLFVADFLVPTYILVLILTTIGGLFIYNNRRKQKIIISTVLVTIIAIAYLFMVKIAYEKVLAPHQRSRIELMLGLKADNKGAGYNVIQSQIAIGSGQATGRGFLQGTQTKYGYVPAQSTDFIFSTIGEEWGFVGCSVVIGLYMFLLLRLINLAERQRSTFSRVYGYSVACILFFHVFINIGMTIGIIPVIGIPLPFISYGGSSLWSFTILLFIFLKLDSNRMGFI, encoded by the coding sequence ATGATCCAACAACAGGGAAACCGTTTCTTTTTTAATGTAGATTGGATTACCGTTTTAATCTACATTGCTTTATGTGCAGTTGGTTTTATAAATGTTTATGCATCTATTTACAATCCCGATAAAGCTGCAGGTTTCGATTTTGCAAGCAGTTATGGCAAACAGTTAATATATGTGATTACCGGGCTGATATTGGGTTTATCGATTTTATTGTTCGACGGAAGGTTGTTTAACGTATTTGCGCCCTTTATTTACGGCGCTACCCTCTTTTTACTCGTTGTGGTATTATTTGTAGGACGAAATGTAGGTGGAAACCAGGCCTGGATCCCCATTGGTTCCTTTAGGTTGCAACCCTCAGAATTTGCTAAATTCGGTACTGCCTTGCTGCTCGCGAGATATGTAAGTACATTTAATCCCAAATTCAGGGATTTTAAATCAATTGTAATAGCCGGAATGATTGTACTGGCACCTCTTTTATTGATCATGCTGCAACCCGATACGGGCTCTGCACTGGTTTTCCTCGCTTTTATGTTCCCTTTATACCGGGAGGGCTTATCCGGTTATTTCCTGTTAATTTTCCTTGGGATGATTGTACTGTTTGTGGCCGATTTCCTGGTACCAACTTACATCCTGGTTCTTATCCTCACTACTATTGGCGGACTTTTCATCTACAATAACAGGCGAAAACAGAAAATCATTATTTCTACCGTATTGGTAACCATTATCGCCATTGCTTATTTATTTATGGTTAAAATTGCCTACGAAAAAGTTTTGGCGCCGCATCAGCGTAGCCGTATCGAGCTGATGTTAGGTCTTAAAGCCGATAATAAGGGCGCAGGTTATAATGTAATCCAATCGCAGATTGCCATTGGTTCAGGACAGGCAACCGGTCGTGGTTTTTTACAGGGTACGCAAACTAAATACGGTTATGTACCCGCGCAAAGTACCGACTTTATCTTCTCTACCATTGGCGAGGAATGGGGCTTTGTGGGCTGTTCAGTTGTAATCGGCTTATATATGTTTTTATTATTGAGATTGATTAACCTGGCAGAAAGGCAGCGGTCTACCTTCTCGAGGGTTTACGGCTACAGTGTGGCTTGCATCCTCTTTTTCCATGTATTCATCAATATCGGAATGACCATTGGTATTATTCCGGTAATCGGGATTCCGCTACCCTTTATTAGTTACGGCGGTTCATCATTATGGAGTTTTACGATTTTGCTGTTTATCTTTTTAAAGCTTGATTCTAACCGGATGGGATTTATTTAG
- a CDS encoding rod shape-determining protein, with the protein MGLFNWFTQEVAIDLGTANTLIIHNDKVVVDEPSIVAFDRTTNKVIAIGRQAMQMEGKTHDNIKTVRPLKDGVIADFNAAEAMIKGMIRMLNGGKGWMFPSLRMVICIPSGITEVEKRAVRDSAEIAGAKEVYLIHEPMAAAVGIGIDVEEPMGNMIIDIGGGTTEIAVIALSGIVCDQSIRVAGDNFDSDIVNYIRRQHNIMIGDRTAEKIKIEVGAALPELQDAPADFAVQGRDLMTGVPKQITVSYTEIAHCLDKSISKIEEAILKALEITPPELSADIYQTGIYLTGGGALLRGLDKRVAAKTKLPVHVAEDPLRAVVRGTGIALKNIGGYKFLMQ; encoded by the coding sequence ATGGGATTATTTAACTGGTTTACGCAAGAAGTTGCCATCGATTTAGGTACTGCGAACACCCTGATTATACATAACGACAAAGTAGTTGTAGATGAGCCATCTATCGTTGCTTTTGATCGTACTACAAACAAAGTCATTGCTATAGGTCGTCAGGCAATGCAAATGGAGGGTAAAACCCACGATAATATTAAAACCGTACGCCCGTTAAAGGATGGAGTAATTGCAGATTTCAATGCTGCTGAAGCGATGATTAAAGGGATGATCCGTATGCTTAACGGCGGTAAAGGCTGGATGTTTCCTTCTTTACGTATGGTAATCTGTATCCCATCCGGTATTACTGAAGTAGAAAAACGTGCGGTGCGCGACTCTGCAGAGATTGCAGGAGCAAAAGAAGTATATCTGATCCATGAGCCAATGGCTGCTGCGGTAGGTATCGGGATTGATGTGGAAGAGCCAATGGGTAACATGATTATCGATATAGGTGGTGGTACCACTGAAATTGCGGTTATCGCTTTATCTGGTATTGTTTGCGATCAATCGATCCGTGTTGCGGGAGATAACTTTGACTCTGACATTGTAAACTACATCCGCCGTCAACACAACATCATGATTGGCGACCGTACTGCTGAAAAAATTAAAATTGAGGTTGGTGCAGCTTTACCAGAGTTACAGGATGCTCCTGCCGATTTTGCGGTTCAAGGTCGCGATTTAATGACGGGTGTCCCAAAACAGATCACCGTTTCTTATACCGAAATTGCACACTGTTTAGATAAATCGATCTCTAAAATTGAAGAAGCAATTTTAAAAGCTTTAGAGATTACCCCTCCGGAACTTTCGGCAGATATTTACCAAACTGGTATTTATTTAACCGGTGGTGGTGCATTATTAAGAGGATTAGACAAACGTGTAGCAGCTAAAACTAAATTACCTGTTCACGTTGCAGAAGATCCGCTTCGGGCAGTAGTACGCGGAACCGGAATCGCCCTTAAAAATATTGGCGGATATAAATTCTTAATGCAATAA
- the rpsT gene encoding 30S ribosomal protein S20: MANHKSSLKRIRANATKRLRNRYQAKTTRTFIKRLRAAEDKKSASDLLPKVISMLDRLAKKNIIHKNKAANNKSKLTKFVNGLK, translated from the coding sequence ATGGCAAATCATAAATCTTCATTAAAAAGAATTAGAGCAAACGCAACAAAACGTTTACGTAACAGATATCAGGCAAAAACTACACGTACCTTTATTAAAAGATTACGTGCTGCAGAAGATAAAAAATCTGCATCTGATTTATTGCCTAAAGTAATCTCTATGTTAGATCGTTTAGCTAAAAAGAATATTATCCACAAAAACAAAGCGGCAAATAACAAATCAAAATTAACGAAATTCGTTAATGGTTTAAAATAA
- a CDS encoding rod shape-determining protein MreD — MNSRIIIVNVIRWFLLLFVQIFLLKNMGFYDLSTPFIYVLFLLLLPFGIPNIVLYLLAFITGLTLDAFYDTMGVHATACVVLAFVRISFISISLNRDAIDDPEPSLSYMGFQWFSLYTFLCVITHHLVLFFLETFKLTEIGYTLMRCGLSCIFTLLIILLVEFIFYRRTPR, encoded by the coding sequence ATGAATAGTAGAATCATAATTGTAAATGTGATCAGGTGGTTTTTGCTACTTTTTGTGCAGATATTTCTGCTCAAGAATATGGGCTTTTATGATCTTTCTACACCGTTCATCTATGTGCTGTTTTTACTTCTGCTTCCTTTTGGCATTCCGAATATCGTATTGTATTTACTGGCCTTTATAACAGGATTAACCCTCGATGCTTTTTACGATACCATGGGCGTACATGCTACGGCATGTGTGGTATTAGCTTTTGTAAGGATTTCTTTTATTTCAATCAGTTTAAACCGCGACGCAATTGACGACCCAGAACCTTCATTAAGTTATATGGGTTTTCAATGGTTTTCACTTTATACTTTTCTCTGCGTGATTACACACCATCTGGTGCTGTTCTTTTTAGAAACTTTTAAGCTAACCGAAATTGGTTATACCTTAATGAGATGCGGTTTAAGTTGTATCTTTACGCTACTTATTATTTTATTGGTAGAGTTTATATTCTATAGAAGAACACCACGTTAA
- the mreC gene encoding rod shape-determining protein MreC, giving the protein MRNLWIFISRYNAFFLFIIFFIIGLYLTVKNNSYQRSVTLNSTNEVVGTAYERLNVFKRYLNLGMVNDSLAAENAKLKSQLLSLTTVDTAKDVKVVDTITNQDYTYLAAKVIKNSITLRNNIMTINKGSVDGIKAGMAVIAPQKGVVGFIRDVSEHLATIQSLLHKDTKISVTLKKNNALGSLVWGDGNFDIKKAFIKEVPNHIKMYVGDTVVTSGFASFPKGILVGRISKPNVATNDNFLSAELNLFTDFSTLQYVYVVKYKKAEEQKALEGIAKPNE; this is encoded by the coding sequence ATGCGTAACCTTTGGATTTTCATCAGCAGATACAACGCATTTTTCTTGTTTATCATTTTTTTTATCATTGGGCTCTACCTAACGGTGAAGAACAATTCCTATCAGCGTAGCGTAACCTTAAACTCTACCAATGAGGTGGTGGGCACTGCCTACGAAAGATTGAATGTTTTTAAACGCTATTTAAACCTGGGGATGGTAAACGATAGCCTTGCAGCAGAAAATGCCAAGCTTAAAAGTCAGCTGTTAAGCTTAACTACTGTTGATACTGCTAAAGATGTTAAGGTTGTTGATACCATTACCAATCAGGATTACACCTATCTTGCCGCTAAAGTGATTAAAAACTCTATTACTTTGCGCAATAACATCATGACGATCAATAAAGGGAGCGTTGACGGCATTAAAGCCGGAATGGCCGTTATTGCACCGCAAAAAGGCGTGGTTGGCTTTATCCGCGATGTTTCTGAGCACCTCGCAACCATCCAATCACTATTGCATAAAGACACCAAAATAAGTGTGACTTTGAAAAAGAATAACGCTTTAGGCTCTTTGGTTTGGGGCGATGGCAATTTCGACATTAAAAAGGCATTTATCAAGGAAGTACCCAACCACATTAAAATGTATGTGGGCGATACAGTAGTGACTTCGGGTTTTGCATCTTTTCCGAAAGGGATTCTGGTCGGCAGGATCAGCAAGCCAAATGTGGCTACCAATGATAATTTCTTATCAGCAGAATTAAATTTATTTACAGATTTTAGCACATTGCAATATGTATATGTGGTTAAATATAAAAAGGCTGAAGAGCAAAAAGCTTTAGAAGGCATCGCGAAACCGAATGAATAG